From Felis catus isolate Fca126 chromosome B4, F.catus_Fca126_mat1.0, whole genome shotgun sequence:
GTAATATGGTTCAAGAAAATATCTTCCAAAACACTTTTATGaattaaatttcctgaatttgtgACTCGGTGGAAGAGGTATTGCAGAACCGCCCAGCTGCCATTTCCATATAGGATGGGCTTTGTGAGGAGGTTGGGAATCCTTAGTGGTGTTTAAGGAATACGCCGGCCACAAATCCCCATCCTTCCCAATAATGAGTGATGGTGGACAAGGAAAATTTGCCATGAAATTAAATGGCCTTTTCACTGCTGATGCTACATTGCTGGCTACCTTTTTGCGTCTGTTTATAACTGTAAAATCATCCAGTGTTCCTTCATGTGTTTCGGTTTTACCTGTAGGACGAGGGCTTCTAGCTGATTTCAAATTTGGTTTGACTGGAGGTGTCTGAAGTACGGGTCGTTTTCCCAGTACTAGTGTCCGGTAATTTTTTCTCACCCTGGCACCAAATTTATATTCCCCATCCTCGGGTTTTGGAGAACCTAAAGTGCATGAGAGGCCCTGACTCTGAGCCGGTGGGTTTAAGGAAAGCGTTTCTTTCTCAGGGCATGCAAAACCTTCTTCCTTGGCTGTGGTTAACAAGGCGTCCTCCTCTTTACTTTCAGTCCCACTGTAAAACTCACCCTCTGTATCATTGCACTCGCACTTAAGCTTATTTGTAATAAGGTCAGGTTCATATTCTTCATTAGCACTACTGTCTTCTACTTTGATTTTAATATTGTGCAGAAATGGCAAGGTCTTGTCGCCCGCGTTAGTGCACGGATTCTCAGCTTTCGTGGCTGCTGCTGGTGCTGCTCCAACCACCTCAGAAGCGGTTGGGGAAGAGGACAAATCCGTAGCAAATTCAGCACAATGAGGGATTTTGGAGTCTTTTTCTGAATTTGCGGCTGCTCCTGAAGAATCATTATCGAAGAACCTAGCAGCTATTGTGTTGTTATCAGCACAGTGCGTAGTAGGAGTTGCTTGTAGGCATTTCCTAGCCTCTCGGAGTATTCTTTGTTGTGGAAATGCATTGTTTGTCTTTGGGCTAGGTGAAGAGGCCCCCTCCGCCAAGCAGTTAATTGTCAGGTCAGTTCTCTTTACAGTACTGGAAATTTCAGAGTGTGGGAATGTAATCTCAGATACCCTATCGTTCCTTATCTCTGTGAAACAACTCCCCAGGCTGGCCGGGCAGTACACCGGAGACGCTTTGGGGGCCCAGCTCTGCAGATTCCACTCCTCCGGCGACTCGGCTTTGACACTACTCTTGAGGTCGGGAAGTCTGCCGGCATCCTCGAAAGCAGCGGGTTTGGTTGCAGCGGCGGCGGAGGCCAGATGGTACAAGAAGTTGGCCTGCGCCTGCACGCTGGGAGGCTTGCCGAAGCTGGTGCGTCTGAAACGGATGCTCTGCACCGACACTTGGCTGGAGCCGGAGCTGGAGTCCGACTCCGTGGACGAGTCCTCCTCCTCCGAGCTGACTTCGCTGGAATCCGAGGCCccactgcccccctcctcctcctcctcctcctcctcttcctcctcctcctcctcctctccctcctcctcctcttcctccgaGGACACGGAGTTGCTGGAACTGGACAAACTGGAGCCAAAATCGGAGTCGTTGGCTGCATGGTCCGAGTAGGAGCTGGACTCCGAGTCGCTGCTACAACTCTCGGGAAAGCTGCCGAGATGGGGCTGCGGCCGGTGGTGATGAGGAGGGTGGTGATTCTGCTGCGGCTGTTGGGcccggtggtggtggtggtggtggtggtgatggtggtggtggtggtggtggggaggcggGCAGAAGCTGTTAACCAGATGAAACCCCTCCAGGCAAGTGGCCccggcggccgccgccgccgccgctgccgccgccgccgccgccgccttggCTTTGTAGGAcctgggcagcagcagcaggcggCGGGCGCCGGCGTGGGGCGCGAGCAGGCAGTCCTTGGCGCCCCCGCGCTTGCGCTTGCACCGGTAGGTCAGGCTCACCGGGCCtcccgcgcccgccgccgccgccgccgccttggGCTGGGGCCCGGCCGCCGAAGCCTGGTAgtaggcggcggcggcggcggcggcggcggcggcagcggcggcggcggcggcggcggcggccgggtgCTTGCTGCACAGCAGGCTCCGAAAATAAGCAGGGTCCGAGTGAAAAGCAACGTAGTTTCCCTGGAGCGGGGCAGTTTCATAGTTTAGAGGGGGTTTGCAAGGCGAGCGCACGATTTCCGGGTAGTGCGAGCCCGGGTATTTGCTAAAAATCTGAGGTAGATGGGCGGCggggcgcgcggcggcggcgcccGGGCGCGGGGACTGCGCGCTGATTGGCAGGGGCCGCGCGGATCCGCTCAGGCCCCGCCAAAGTTGGTGCTTGTCCTTCCAAAAACCCGGGCGGgggctggcggcggcggcggcgcgctcTGGCGGCGGCGCCTTTGTGGCCAGGGCCCGGCCGACCCTCCTGCGCTTGGTCTTGAGGACACGCTCGGTTTTGCAGGAGGTGTAGAGTGCCTCCACGTCTTCCCGGGAGATGAGAGTGCATTTGGCGGCGTGGAATGCGATGCTGTTGATTGCCTTGAGTTTCCGCAACTCCTCCAGATCGCAGTGGTGCTTTTTCACTTTCAAATGATCCATGCGCTTGTGCACGGTCGTCCTCGGGATGTTCTTCAGCAGATCCGTGAAGACTTGGGAGAGGGCAAACATTTGCTTTCCTTTAATGATGAGGTAGCCGAGCCTCACGCCATCCACCTCTTCAAAACCTGACTTCAGGTCTCCCATCTCGGGCACTAAATGATCCCCACCATTTGCAGTAAATATATACGTGacgcatacatacacatgtatgtatgttaaTCCTCCACCAGATGCTGCGTGTGTCTCAAGGCATCCTgctaataaaataacaaagactgTTATTCCCGGCGAAGGGAGTGCCAAACTCTAGGcaaaattattggaaaaaaaacaaaacaaaacaaaacaaaacatgaaattaCACTGACttgattcttgcttttttttttggttttcgtatttttttaaaaagagggaaaaaaccaTCCGGTTTCTGATCTGCCAGTGTGTTGGTCTAAGTCCCCGATGCAGATCAGTACCTGGGCCCCtctattccttccttctccattgGAGCACTATGATAATGGAAtgtgaagggagaaagagaaaagaaatgcagcTGCTATTCCCGCCGCTGCTTTAGCTACAAATAAAATGACAGAGTGAAGTGAGCTCGTCCGGAGACACCTTCATCAATTAATTCCCCTAAAGCCAGCGCTGATTGGACACTCCTGACAGGTGATGCAATAAAAATTGATattccaccccttccccccaaaatctCCCACTAATTAGCATACCCTTATActgccacctcccctcccaaAGTAAATAATACAGTCGGTATATAAATCTTTCCATTAAACTATCGGAGCTCAGAAACAGCCTGACTCACAGACTTCATCTGAACCAGTGTGTgtacgcttaaaaaaaaaaaaaaaaaaaaaaaaaaaaaaaaaaaaatccctgtataTTCGCCTTTAAAGGAATATtgcctattttttcctttatttgcattttaccGCTGCAGCTAttatcatttcaaagaaaagcattttaaaaacattatcaaGCCTAAATAGACATACCCCACCCCCTTTTCCTTGGGAAAATGGAGCTTAAGCGAAAATGTGCAGAATAGCCTGGTATTTCCCTTATGGGAGTGGAGGAGACCGGCTGGGAGCTCCAAAGTTAAACCCGCGCAGTGAACCACCCCAGTACAGACTTACGTTTTGAATTTCTCtcgattttcctttttttttttttttttttttttttcctgaaatgccTTTTACAACCAGAAACAAAGTTATTTGACCAAGGAAGCAGTTCAAGGCTCCAGCTCCGAAACACTGTAACAATTCAACTGGATTTGGGTTctctgctggggggtggggtggggacgaGGTAGCTGCACGTCAGACCCATAACAAAGCATAGATAAGCCAGAAATGTGTACACTTTTCACAATTAACCAGGCAGGATTAGAGGCCAGATCGTCCTAGAGTCCCCAGCACAGCCTTTGCCAGGGTCCTGTTCACCACAGGTCAGAATTCCAGGGAGCAGACTGCTTCTGCAGCGaagaatagaaaatgtaaaacgCCCAAGGTGCTTCCAGAGGTTTTACGTAATAACGATGAAAAGAAAGTGCTGATGTACGATGCAGACTATTCCAGTGGTCTGTGATGCTTTCGGTTGCGAGTTTAAATGAGTCTTCCACAACTCTCATTTTTTCCATGAAAGCCAAGcatctgcttaaaaaaataatcactttggATGAATATCAATGCTGTTTAACCTCTTCTTAGTCGAGTTAAGGCACATTTTGGTGTCTTTTCAAGGATATCCAAAATATTGCCAAATGAGAGCAAGGGTCTTCCCAGTTGCATTATCAGGATCCCAAGGTGGTTTGTTGGCTCCTTTGCAAAATTCGGCAAAATCTTCTTAACTGTTCGGTGTTTGCAACTACAGCATAAATGCAACCCAGGCATTTATATGTTTCCTTGTTCCTCCAAAAATAGACACATCCGTGTGGTTAAAAGAATAAACGGATATTTCTGAGCCTGCAAGAAAAGAATTGTACAgtaatttcttccttcccattcaGAAGTTCCAGTTTCCCCTGCTCTGGTCTGGCTAGCACAAGCAGGTATGgctcaaaagaaaagggaaaaaaagataaaaacagaggaatCAGACATATAAAAAGGTAGTTTGCATGAAATCTCGGCCAtagttccccacccccaccctcatctCCCTAGTAATTTCCCAGGAATTTTGAAGAGAATTGGGAATTTCAAGAAGTGCATCCGGAAATTAAGGAAGTCTATTTAAGAGAGTCTGTAACTCAGAGGTTGGGATTTGAAAAGTCAGCCCTGGACTACTGTTGCACTCAGCACAGATGTAATCGCCGCTCTTCAACTTAATCAATGTGTGTACAAACCACGATGTCTAGTTCTTGCCTTTGAAATCTAAGGCTAGCATTTCCATCCAAGAAATCAGAGCTACAGCAAATTACATTTTTGTCCCTTGAATGAGAGAAGGATCATTGAATGGATCTCGTGATATTTCAGGCTTTAAACGTAACCGAGAGGCAGCAATGAACAATGCCTCgtcacagctaataccatccacCGAGTTGGCTTTCTTTTGCATCTGGATCTATCACACCGcgtttttctctttcactttcacAGGAGGCAAAATGCAAAAGGTTTAAGTAGAAAGCAAAGTTTCCAGAAAAAGCAGATgctggtgtttgttttttaaagtctaatGACCAGAGTCTTTCCATTGCCAGCGACAATAATGTCGTTTTAAAATTCCTCCTGATGCACTTATATACTGGCAGCTCTCTTCCTCCAACCCCACCCCCGTCCAATTCCCCTCCTCCAGCTTTGAGATTTCGACCAAAGAGTCAAACAGCCAAGAAATAGTAAACTCAGAAAAAGCCTTTGAGAAGACATTACAAAAGGTTGGCTAGAACATCCTtatccttatttaatttttttttggccagGTAGTTCTAGTTGTTCTCCATTCCTATTTAGATttacacacgcgcgcgcgcacacacacacacacacacacacactcctactCTTGCACATGGCAACATGATTTAGTAACCTTttcaaaattaccttttttttttttctctctcccttcctctgtttccACCTTTAAAACACTGGCAACATAGGTGGTTGTTAAAACTAGTAgaatattgtgttttttttttttaaccaaaggtACAATCTGTTGGgtcaagtagaaagaaaaataaaggcctGATGACTTGGGAGatgtgtctatatatacaatttatGCAGGTATCTTTGTATGTACACTCAGGCACCTTTAcacttatacatttttaatactcTTATTACATATCTTTCTTCTTGTCTAATACATTCTTTTGTTCCTTTAACTTCCccattattgtgtgtgtgtgtgtgtgtatgtgtgtgtgttaaggcGTGAGTGCGTGCATTCACAtgcacgcgcacgcacgcacacacacacacacacacacatacatagaatGTGACAGACAGCTTTCTTGTGGCCATCAGCACACGTTGCATATCCGGGGTCTTCTCCAGGCACATTGGGGGTCGATCCCGATAAAAAGATCTAGCAGAGGCCCCTGAGCGCTCACACATGAAAGGCAGGGGACTTTAAGATGGATTTGCATGCACACAGGGGATTTCGATCAATAGCTACCAACATTTATGGCTTAGATTATTAATGTGAAAGCTGGCCAAAAGAATGGGGATGAAAAATTAAAGGTGTCTGTTATCAATTATGCTTAAAGTTATGCAATAATTTACTTACTTTGCCTGGATGTGCAGATCCAGATGTATAAAGTACTATTCTTCAAAAGCCAGGGGGTTTCTTTGATAAATTTGTTGACCATGTCAGCCGCCTCAACAATCAAAGATGAACCCAATTCAGATGATGGACtgtattcaaattcttttttaagaaaagatatatcaacttctgtttctcaaatgcatatacatatgtgggCAGATATGCCCAAATTAACATTTATGTGTGTATCCATCTCTAAGAGTACAGAGAATTACCTTATTGAGAATTTAGGAATATATATGATAAGCATGGAGTTTGTTAATtacatgtaattattttctcagtGAGGAATGCACAATCTACTCACTatcataaaaagtattttagCTTTGGAAACAAAGCTGCTGGCTAAAGGAAAATCCTCTGTGGCAAATACAGATAGAAGTATATTCTTAATGTCCTCTTACTTCTGcatttgttgtaaaaaaaaaaaaaacagtactttcagtttttaaagtgaTGGGTTATGAAGATATGTACATATTTGTCTTTACTTACCCTGTGTGAATGTGGTAAATTTACCTTCGGATGttctattttgatttattttcactgtattttatgtttaaataccATTGCAATTCAGTCTGACCTCTTTCCTCTGGAGCGAAGTAATGCACAAGGCATTTACAGTCTTTTAAATGGTTAGCTGGGAAATGCAGTAGCAATTTGCAGGAGTAGTTTACTAATGGGGAAAGTTCTTTTGAAAACCTGAAGGAAAACCTAAGAGTACTTTTGCATTTCTACACTACAACTGTCATATAATTAAAGTATTGAAGAGCATTAAAATAATCCTTTTCCTTCCAAGCTTTCACCcatacacatataatttaaatGAGGATCATCCCCccacatcaccatcaccaccacctaaCTCTTCACCATATACATTTGTTTTACTGATTACTGGGCACATTTTGTTCCAAGTGAATTCAGACAGAAAAGACTAAGGACATCACAAAGGCCTCAACAATGTAAGTATACTGGTTAGGAGAATAAAAGAAGCCCCTTGTACTGTTAGCCAAAAGTAATTATAATACATCTAACacattctaaaataataataatacaaagccTCACATGGCTGAATTAATTTAGGATATAGGACAATAAAATCTTGTGATAGTCAACAGTTCCTCATCAAAATTCATCTAATTTCACATGTTTTCTACttttggggaggggaaaatgagaaTGGAGGAGGAAATGCTAAATTAAGGAGTAGCTTAAATTATAACTTagtatattttccttaatttttttctttttgtctcatcCACACAAATCAAGGCAAGTCTCCAAAAGGGCCCATCCTTCTGTTCTTAGGCATTTTGAAATCCTGTTTTTAATAGAAGTTTGGGACACAGAGTGTATGCCATGTTGTCTACTGACCCATAATCAAAATGCAGTGACCTTCTACCCTTTTTTTGCCCCCTGACCCATCTTGAATTCAATGCAGGCTTTATAAATTTGCAAATCCTTGGAGGTAAAGGGGTTTTTGTGAGGCTTTGTTCTGAAAAAGCCCTAAGAGTGTACTTTCTAAATTAGACAAAGGTAAAGCAACAAAACCTAGTGGACAAGATTTTATACAGGTGAGCAATAGACAACTCTTCAGTTAACATATTGTAAGCTAAAAAGCAGTTATAAACATGGGAGACAAGAAGGTTATACATTGCATTAAATTAGAGTGTGGTACAAATCTCTTTCATGATGTAAGAAATGGTTAGGCCACAATCTTCCTGCTCTCCTCATCTCAAGGGCTGTGGGGGACCCTAGTGACCAAGgcaggaatgggggtggggggaagggcatagagagaggggagggagggaggaagggaaagaaagagaggagcgAGCAAAAAGCGATCTGAATCTACTCGCACATTCCCTTATCTTTCCTGCTATCAGCCAGTTTAAAGGACACCATAATTATGATGGTGATAAAAACAATGCCTGCTTATGTgtgctgaataaataaagaatgttTACAGCTAAAGAATCTTTTAATTCCAATTAAATGCTATCAACGAAAAGCCACTTTTCCTACTGCAACAGCCTTTCCCCCCAATTATCTTGTTTTGTTGCAATATTTTCCTACGAGACACCAGGGCTTCTCACAATTGATCctgaatgttgaaaaaaaaaaaaaatctgagaaagtaGAGTTCAGTGTtgatatattaaataatacacaaatatcaaaaccTACAATTTATTTGTGTTGCccaaatttgtgtttattttgcacAAGGGTCAAATGTGTAGAAACCGCAGTGATGACACTGAGTGTTGAGGCCTACCTACAGGCTGCTGAAGCCATGGAGAAATTCTGAGCACccaagaggggagaagggaaacatAAGACATGTGGGGCCTGATGGTCTCTGGAAAGGGAATCCTCTGGTTCTGTTCCCCTGGCTTCAGCCCAAATCCTTCTAGGAGCACTGGAGCCAATCACTGTCTTCCACTGCTGCAGCTACTGGGCGCACACAAAAAAAGCGGGAGATCAAAAAATCCCAAGTTCGCATTTATAGATACACAAGGATCATTTCATATTCATGACTCCAACAAATCACATCATAATCAGATTTAAACAAGGTTTGGGCAGTAATACCCACCAGGCTGGGCACTAAACACTGACAAGTATCACCCACTAACCAGAAAAGTTGTCGTtgtccttgttgttgttgttgttgttattgttgttgttttgaatcACAGAATGAAAATTAAGTCTTTGAACTTCGAAAAGCTTACTCTTAGCTTTTCAGGCCAATTTTTACACTAATAAATTTCAAATACACGCCTCTTTTTATGTCATTCTACAACGTTGTGATTcaaacttccatttctttcctttttcaggtctagtggtgttttgtttgtgttttggaaaAACACAGGACATAACAAACATTGTGGAAAACGCACTGGTTCAGTTACATGCCCTTACAAACCTGCCTTTTAACACCATCTGTCTAAGTAGCGCATTGCTAggtataaactgaaaaaaaaaaaaaaactttgaagaaatatctaatGTTTCTTGGCAAATTCTATTTGGTGATGTGGTACAAAAAtacagtggtaaaaaaaaattcagggtaTCCATAAGTTTTCTGGGTAGTTGCAGGCCCCTTTCCTTTTGAAAGTTTAGAGCTCCAATACCCTCAATTCTACTGGCAGAATtaggatggacctagagggtccTAAACGTGACCGATTCACTAAGGCGGGGGGCTACAGCTTGCAGCAACGTGCTCCGCAACTTAATCCTACGCTAAAAGAGGGCAGAGAGCGAAAAAGAATGGAATACAAACTCTCCCGACATTCGTAGTTACTTTCAAGGTGGATTGTGTATTTTAAGGCTGATGGGAACGTCTGGTTTTTGGAGCAAAAAGAAGAGAAGGTAAGCGTTTGTCCTTGTATCCACCAGTTCGTAGAGAAACAATGAAAGAACAAAGGGAACCACTTCTCCATCTGaatattttctgtgtctccctccgttcCAAGCCAAAAAGCTGGCGAGGGGATTCGCTTTACTCTACCTTAGGTAGTTGTTGCTAGCCCTGTTGAACTGAGAATGAGGGGAAAAGTTGAGCGGCAGTGTAAATATagactaaataataataataataaaggcgtGCTGTGGCGAATCTCCACCGCGCCGGTCGCAGCAACTTACAGGAGAAGTTGCTAAATCTATGAAGGCAAAGCCCAGGAAACAACCTTTACAGTATAGATTTCGAACTCAGTCATTTAAATGGCCGTTCTTGCTGTCTGGAAGGATTTCTGCATACAAAATCCTTAGTACTGTCTATGGCAAGAGGGTGGTGTACTGTTTTGCTCGAAAAACTGTTCGCTATTGCtatgtggaaaataattttgtaaaaaggAAAGGGGACTCAAGTATTGAGTGGCAGCGGTGGCTGGGAAAGGAGAGAGATtcgtatttaaatatatttgctttggGGTACGGTGGTTATCAGCAAGTCCGCCTTTGTGGGTCTCTGTGGCTGAATGAGTAAGTGACCGAGTGCCGACGGCATTATATAAATGGATTGGTGTGCGGGGGGAGCCCCCAAAGCGGTCGAGCACGtgaaacatacatttttttactgCCCCCCAAGCAGCGACCaagccccccctccaccccaccccaaatccGTATATTACCTGCCCAGTTACAGTGACACATGTTTATGTTTATAGTCCTGGTTTGTAGTAGCGTCAAGAGCCGCagcaagaggagggggaggagagaggagagggaggagtaAATGCAACCACCCCCACTTGTTGTTAAAGCAAATTTACTGCGTTATTGCAAGCCCGGTACGGGGGGCTGGGAAGTGAGTTGAGAGGAAGGGTAGAGTTGGGTAGTGTGTTGGtggtggaagggggtgggggggtggggttagGAGATCCGGGACGGAGCTACTCTCTCCAGCGGCCCGGGAAAAGCAGCTCGGTCAATAGGGGAGCATGCTGGCGCGGTAGAAAACAAAAAGGTTCCTCCTGCTCGCAGCGTTCACGTGGGGGGCTCTGCACGCGGGGCTCCAGGGCCCTGACCTCTGACCCCGGCTCCTCTCCGCGCTCTCCCGGTGCCGCGCGGCCACTTTTTACCCAGGATCCCTCGCGCGGGCCGCGCTCGTGCCGAGCTCGAGTCCTTCTTAATCCTCCATTCCCCgatttccctcccctccccccacccccacccccccggccgcCAGCCCCGGGGGAGGATTCTCCGGCTGGgaacccccgccccacccccaccccgagagCCCGGGCCGCCCGGCCGCAGGGAGGCCGCGTGGGGCGGGGAGCGCAGAGCCGGCCTCCCCTGCCGGGCCGGGcctgcgggggaggggagggaaggggaggatggggggaggagatccgaggggggggggcggccggCGGCCCGGCCCCGCTGCCCAGCCGAGGCCTGGACCTGTTGACTGCTATTGGTCCACCTCGTCCCGCGCCCTCTCCCCGTCCGCCGCAGCCCCGGCCCTTCCGCGGAAACGTGGGGAGGAAACAAGGATGGCTCTTCTCTCCGCCTccctctaactttatttttttcttgggggATGAGAAAGCAAAGTAATCTCATCCGCTGCCCCAACCTTTCTCATAAAGTACCGTCATGCGCGGGCCCAGCGCCCTCCCAGCCCCCGCTATTTAAAACCTCTCTGCTCCTGGCCAGCTCCTCTGCTCACAGCCCGAGGGCCCGGGACGCCCCCGccgggcctcccccccccccccccgcctggccCGGCTTCATCCCCAGCGAATTGGGTTGCTTTTCTTCCCTAGAAGCTCCCTCGTCCACGTTCCACTTTTTTTTCCGTCCCAGGAGGCGTAAGATAAAACCTCTGATTTGCTGCGTGCTGCTGGACACATTCTCTGCCTTCTTCGTCAAAACGCATTTGATGGAGAgtttaaaatatcagtatttagaggaggaaataaaaagagaggggagaggtctTTTGCCAGTTTAGACGACATAAACGCGttcaaatttaacaaaaatacgAAATGTATTTAGAGTTACAGGGTTTTATTGGATTTGCTGCATTTCCTTCTAGATTTTGGATTTCCTGAGGAATATTTTCCGGAGGGAAATGGCAAATTAAAATCAAGGTGGAAATGAGACATTTCAACCACTtctgaaaataaaggagaaatttttagaatatattaacGAAATAGCGGGAAGGCGGCCGCAGCGAAAGCTGAAGTCGCCGAAGGGAGCGCCTCGGTGTCgcaggctggaggaggaggagacggaggaggaggaggaggagggccagcCCGGGAAGGGAAAGGAGGCGCGCGGAggcggcggggcgcggggcgcgggtaCCCGGCCGGGCTGCGGGCTGCGGCCCTCGGGAGGAAGGCTGCGGCGGGCCGTGCGAGCTCGAAAACGCGGGCGGGGAGGGCCGCGGTGGGCGGGGGCCGGGCGCGCGGCTGGCGCCGCCGAGGAAGCGGGAGCCGGGCTCCTCTCGCCCGGCCGCCCCCATTGTTCGTCCCTCTAGCTGCGGTTCGCTGTTCTCCGAGCGCGTCCTTCGCGAGGGAGGGGTCCTGCGGCCCAGTTCGACCCCCTACTCCCGCCTCCCCGAACTCCAGCGCTCGGGCCGGGCCGGGTCGGCGCCGCAAGTTTTATTATCAGACTCGGCCAGCGAGGGGTTCCCAACTCAGGAGCCTGTAGAAAGGAGGCTTTACAACGTGCCGCTAAATTGGAGGAAGCTGGGCAAGCCTGCAACTCACACattaaaagaagagggaaagcagCCCAGATATGCTTATAAAGTGATAACTAGGTAGAGACAAatgtgggcatttttttttttttttccaggatccGGAAAGTTAGAGCAGATTGTGTCATTTTGAATATCTTTAACGTATGGATACGAAAGTGAATGTCGGGGTCCAAAGGAGTTCGGAAAAGCATGTTTCGCTGTCTCTATTTGTTCTTATTCAGCTCTTTGTTGTATACacagtaaaatttaaaagcaagcgCTGAGCTGCTCTTAACAAAAACAGGCTTGATTTCTTAACGTGAAATGCGTTTTCAAAATAGCAGTGaaattcaaaagggaaaaacGTGTCATTTGCTTTTAAAGCACGTTTTGGAAACAATTGCAACCCACCTACGAAACTCTGCCTGTTTTCCTTTGTGAGACatgtggaaaaaatatttctggcaAACGTCACAGTTCTAAAAAATGAAGATTTCCAACAAGTGCTCGCGAGTCTCGAAGACAAGACCAAAGTCATCGTGCGTGAAAACTCAGGAAGAAA
This genomic window contains:
- the SKIDA1 gene encoding SKI/DACH domain-containing protein 1 isoform X1, whose amino-acid sequence is MVFSLFLKKYENQKKKQESTGCLETHAASGGGLTYIHVYVCVTYIFTANGGDHLVPEMGDLKSGFEEVDGVRLGYLIIKGKQMFALSQVFTDLLKNIPRTTVHKRMDHLKVKKHHCDLEELRKLKAINSIAFHAAKCTLISREDVEALYTSCKTERVLKTKRRRVGRALATKAPPPERAAAAASPRPGFWKDKHQLWRGLSGSARPLPISAQSPRPGAAAARPAAHLPQIFSKYPGSHYPEIVRSPCKPPLNYETAPLQGNYVAFHSDPAYFRSLLCSKHPAAAAAAAAAAAAAAAAAAAYYQASAAGPQPKAAAAAAGAGGPVSLTYRCKRKRGGAKDCLLAPHAGARRLLLLPRSYKAKAAAAAAAAAAAAAAGATCLEGFHLVNSFCPPPHHHHHHHHHHHHHHHRAQQPQQNHHPPHHHRPQPHLGSFPESCSSDSESSSYSDHAANDSDFGSSLSSSSNSVSSEEEEEEGEEEEEEEEEEEEEEEGGSGASDSSEVSSEEEDSSTESDSSSGSSQVSVQSIRFRRTSFGKPPSVQAQANFLYHLASAAAATKPAAFEDAGRLPDLKSSVKAESPEEWNLQSWAPKASPVYCPASLGSCFTEIRNDRVSEITFPHSEISSTVKRTDLTINCLAEGASSPSPKTNNAFPQQRILREARKCLQATPTTHCADNNTIAARFFDNDSSGAAANSEKDSKIPHCAEFATDLSSSPTASEVVGAAPAAATKAENPCTNAGDKTLPFLHNIKIKVEDSSANEEYEPDLITNKLKCECNDTEGEFYSGTESKEEDALLTTAKEEGFACPEKETLSLNPPAQSQGLSCTLGSPKPEDGEYKFGARVRKNYRTLVLGKRPVLQTPPVKPNLKSARSPRPTGKTETHEGTLDDFTVINRRKKVASNVASAVKRPFNFMANFPCPPSLIIGKDGDLWPAYSLNTTKDSQPPHKAHPIWKWQLGGSAIPLPPSHKFRKFNS
- the SKIDA1 gene encoding SKI/DACH domain-containing protein 1 isoform X2, coding for MVFSLFLKKYENQKKKQESRCLETHAASGGGLTYIHVYVCVTYIFTANGGDHLVPEMGDLKSGFEEVDGVRLGYLIIKGKQMFALSQVFTDLLKNIPRTTVHKRMDHLKVKKHHCDLEELRKLKAINSIAFHAAKCTLISREDVEALYTSCKTERVLKTKRRRVGRALATKAPPPERAAAAASPRPGFWKDKHQLWRGLSGSARPLPISAQSPRPGAAAARPAAHLPQIFSKYPGSHYPEIVRSPCKPPLNYETAPLQGNYVAFHSDPAYFRSLLCSKHPAAAAAAAAAAAAAAAAAAAYYQASAAGPQPKAAAAAAGAGGPVSLTYRCKRKRGGAKDCLLAPHAGARRLLLLPRSYKAKAAAAAAAAAAAAAAGATCLEGFHLVNSFCPPPHHHHHHHHHHHHHHHRAQQPQQNHHPPHHHRPQPHLGSFPESCSSDSESSSYSDHAANDSDFGSSLSSSSNSVSSEEEEEEGEEEEEEEEEEEEEEEGGSGASDSSEVSSEEEDSSTESDSSSGSSQVSVQSIRFRRTSFGKPPSVQAQANFLYHLASAAAATKPAAFEDAGRLPDLKSSVKAESPEEWNLQSWAPKASPVYCPASLGSCFTEIRNDRVSEITFPHSEISSTVKRTDLTINCLAEGASSPSPKTNNAFPQQRILREARKCLQATPTTHCADNNTIAARFFDNDSSGAAANSEKDSKIPHCAEFATDLSSSPTASEVVGAAPAAATKAENPCTNAGDKTLPFLHNIKIKVEDSSANEEYEPDLITNKLKCECNDTEGEFYSGTESKEEDALLTTAKEEGFACPEKETLSLNPPAQSQGLSCTLGSPKPEDGEYKFGARVRKNYRTLVLGKRPVLQTPPVKPNLKSARSPRPTGKTETHEGTLDDFTVINRRKKVASNVASAVKRPFNFMANFPCPPSLIIGKDGDLWPAYSLNTTKDSQPPHKAHPIWKWQLGGSAIPLPPSHKFRKFNS